A single Polynucleobacter acidiphobus DNA region contains:
- a CDS encoding metallophosphoesterase, with protein sequence MKNNLRYILTTALLSVACLTLAPANANPIRFVTLGDMPYRSADEAAFINLITEINQTNPAFTIFVGDTKSGGSPCTNAYLESIWKSFNRFENPLIYTPGDNEWTDCHRPSAGSFNPEERLQFIRELYFPNNNSLGKKPLRLIRQADIDPAHKLFVENAYWVSGATLFATVHVVGSNNNFENASEYAMRNRANLAWLDYVVKVAQERALDHLVIAMQADLFYSPEQASSSKSGLRDTIARLNQLLSQWNKPALVIHGDSHQLIIDQPFKHPGTKRVIERAYRIQVMGDHQVEALEITIDSGKRSPFSFRPLVIR encoded by the coding sequence ATGAAAAATAATCTGCGTTATATTCTGACCACCGCTCTCCTTAGCGTTGCTTGCCTGACTCTAGCGCCAGCTAACGCTAATCCAATTCGATTTGTGACGCTTGGTGACATGCCCTATCGCTCTGCCGACGAAGCTGCGTTTATCAATCTCATCACTGAAATCAATCAGACCAATCCCGCATTCACGATCTTTGTCGGTGATACTAAAAGTGGTGGTTCGCCCTGCACCAATGCCTATCTTGAATCCATCTGGAAATCCTTCAATCGCTTTGAGAACCCATTAATTTATACGCCTGGTGATAACGAATGGACCGATTGCCATCGCCCGTCAGCTGGTTCATTTAATCCAGAGGAGCGCTTGCAATTTATTCGAGAGTTGTATTTTCCGAATAACAACAGCTTGGGGAAAAAGCCTCTGCGCCTAATTCGGCAAGCAGATATTGATCCGGCACATAAACTCTTTGTCGAGAATGCCTACTGGGTCAGTGGCGCCACTCTCTTTGCGACAGTGCACGTGGTTGGCTCAAACAATAATTTTGAGAATGCAAGTGAATACGCCATGCGCAATCGCGCTAATCTTGCTTGGCTTGATTATGTTGTTAAAGTTGCACAGGAGCGTGCACTCGATCATCTGGTAATTGCGATGCAAGCAGATTTATTTTATTCCCCTGAGCAAGCAAGTTCATCAAAAAGTGGGTTACGCGATACGATTGCCCGTCTCAATCAACTCTTATCGCAATGGAATAAACCCGCGTTGGTAATCCATGGCGATAGCCATCAACTCATCATTGATCAGCCCTTCAAACACCCGGGTACGAAACGCGTTATTGAGCGTGCCTATCGAATACAAGTGATGGGTGATCATCAAGTTGAAGCGCTTGAAATCACCATCGATTCAGGTAAGCGCAGCCCCTTTAGTTTTCGTCCACTGGTGATTCGTTAG
- a CDS encoding PhoX family protein, with amino-acid sequence MNEFDNPIVNQRFDPAQAITEQSQRRLFLKSSAAVVALFGSNFGFAQTAKSVWGAAKPFTFESVPLSMATDGIVVPKGYRWAVLAAWGDPINGKFPVISYDVINTPEQQAKQFGMHHDGCAFFPDQGSSNKGLWVVNHEYTDDGLLHPDGMKNWSLEKVRKSQAAHGVTIAHIQKDEKGSWQVVSGPYTRRITGYTPCAISGPAAGSQYLQTASDPKGRLALGTINNCANGVTPWGTYLTCEENINGYFVKKGKVSKEEQRIGINAKGFGYRWEEFDERFNVDLNPNEPNRFGWVVEIDPRNPDQAPIKRTALGRFKHEGAEVTLAKDGRVVVYMGDDQRGEYVYRYVSKNKYQPNQPELNRTLLDEGTLSVAQFSDNGEGRWIPLVFGQNGLTPENGFADQAYILVETRLAADQVKATPLDRPEWVAVHPTAKDVYVALTNNNQRGKEFPVNAASPRANNLMGHIIRWRPRQQDAANDRFDWEIFVLAGDPDNTDPNLKGNIRGDVFGSPDGLWFDQRGILWTQTDISSGALGKGAYARITNNMMFAADPVTREFRRFLIGPNGSEVTGVDLTPDYKTMFVNIQHPGESPSERSNPDKPKAFSDWPDRKLFSRPRSATIVIWREDGKPVGA; translated from the coding sequence ATGAATGAATTCGATAACCCGATTGTTAATCAGCGATTTGATCCTGCCCAAGCCATTACCGAGCAATCGCAGCGTCGCTTATTTCTGAAATCGAGTGCTGCAGTAGTTGCGCTCTTTGGATCTAATTTTGGATTTGCACAAACTGCAAAATCCGTGTGGGGCGCAGCCAAACCGTTTACCTTTGAATCCGTCCCACTTAGCATGGCAACGGATGGTATTGTGGTTCCCAAAGGATACCGCTGGGCAGTATTGGCAGCTTGGGGAGATCCAATTAACGGTAAGTTTCCGGTGATTTCCTACGATGTGATTAATACACCTGAGCAGCAAGCCAAACAATTTGGTATGCACCATGACGGTTGTGCATTCTTTCCCGATCAAGGTTCTTCCAATAAAGGCTTATGGGTTGTTAATCACGAATACACCGACGATGGACTCTTGCATCCAGATGGCATGAAGAACTGGTCATTGGAGAAGGTCAGAAAAAGTCAGGCTGCACATGGTGTCACGATTGCACATATTCAAAAGGATGAGAAGGGAAGTTGGCAAGTGGTCTCAGGACCCTATACCCGTCGCATTACTGGCTACACTCCGTGCGCTATCTCAGGCCCAGCCGCTGGCAGCCAGTACCTGCAAACCGCATCCGATCCCAAAGGTCGTTTGGCCTTAGGCACGATTAACAATTGCGCAAATGGTGTAACGCCATGGGGTACTTACCTGACCTGCGAAGAGAACATTAACGGATACTTTGTGAAGAAGGGGAAGGTATCCAAGGAAGAACAGCGCATTGGTATTAATGCTAAAGGCTTTGGATACCGCTGGGAAGAGTTTGATGAGCGCTTTAACGTGGATCTCAATCCCAATGAGCCCAATCGCTTTGGTTGGGTCGTTGAAATTGATCCACGTAATCCCGATCAAGCACCGATCAAGCGCACCGCATTAGGGCGCTTTAAGCACGAGGGTGCTGAAGTGACCTTGGCGAAGGATGGACGGGTGGTGGTGTATATGGGCGACGATCAGCGCGGTGAATATGTGTATCGCTATGTCAGCAAGAATAAGTATCAACCCAATCAACCCGAGCTTAATCGCACACTTCTCGATGAAGGCACCTTATCGGTTGCACAGTTTTCTGATAATGGGGAAGGTCGATGGATTCCTTTGGTATTTGGGCAAAATGGCTTAACTCCAGAGAACGGTTTTGCCGATCAAGCATACATCTTGGTTGAAACACGTTTAGCGGCTGATCAGGTGAAAGCAACTCCTTTGGATCGCCCGGAGTGGGTAGCGGTTCATCCAACCGCGAAAGATGTTTATGTAGCACTGACCAACAACAATCAGCGTGGCAAAGAGTTTCCTGTTAATGCTGCTAGTCCCCGTGCGAATAATTTGATGGGGCACATCATCCGCTGGCGGCCACGTCAGCAGGACGCAGCGAATGATCGATTCGATTGGGAGATCTTTGTCTTGGCAGGTGACCCTGATAACACCGACCCCAACTTAAAAGGGAACATTCGGGGGGATGTGTTTGGCTCACCCGATGGTTTGTGGTTTGATCAACGCGGTATCTTATGGACTCAGACCGATATCTCTTCTGGAGCTCTTGGGAAGGGCGCCTATGCACGGATTACCAACAATATGATGTTTGCTGCAGACCCGGTGACGCGCGAGTTTAGGCGTTTTCTAATTGGTCCAAATGGCTCTGAGGTGACTGGCGTCGATCTAACACCGGATTACAAAACGATGTTTGTCAATATTCAACACCCTGGCGAGAGTCCGAGTGAGCGCAGTAATCCCGATAAGCCAAAAGCATTTAGTGACTGGCCGGATCGCAAGTTGTTCTCGCGACCACGTTCAGCAACGATTGTGATTTGGCGCGAGGACGGCAAGCCCGTCGGAGCATAG
- a CDS encoding glycerophosphodiester phosphodiesterase family protein, whose protein sequence is MIKKLILLILTGIFCSPIIGQEHQYGVRPFILIEAMPESPLKNKLSSCRNQLPKKSNFSIAHRGAPLQFPEHTLESNFAAYLMGAGIFECDVTFTKDKQLVCRHAQNDLHTTTNILLTPLANQCTKSFNPVSDKNPASAECRTSDITLTEFKTLKGKMDGFNRQAKDRAEFMKGTPSWRTDLYVNRGGTLLTHRESIELFKKFGGKFTPELKAPSVPMPYQGFSQEQYAQALIDEYKMMRIPARDVFPQSFNLNDILYWIRNEPEFGKQAVYLDDRYLLKNFNPAKPEELKPTMQELYQLGVRYIGPPIWVLLTLNDRNQIIPSEYAKVAKAAGLNIITWTLERDGPLVNGGAWYHQSIKGAINNDGQTFEVLDILAQQVGVKGVFSDWPATVTYYANCMGLQ, encoded by the coding sequence ATGATAAAAAAATTAATACTTTTGATTCTGACAGGAATCTTCTGTTCGCCGATCATTGGTCAAGAGCATCAATATGGTGTTAGACCATTCATCTTAATTGAGGCAATGCCAGAAAGTCCCTTAAAAAATAAATTGTCAAGCTGTAGGAATCAATTACCTAAAAAATCGAATTTCTCAATCGCTCACCGTGGTGCCCCTTTGCAGTTTCCAGAGCATACTTTGGAGTCAAATTTTGCGGCGTATTTAATGGGAGCAGGTATTTTTGAATGCGATGTTACATTTACAAAAGATAAGCAATTGGTGTGTCGTCATGCCCAAAATGATCTTCATACAACAACGAATATTTTGCTTACTCCTTTAGCCAACCAATGCACCAAATCGTTCAACCCAGTTTCAGATAAAAATCCAGCATCTGCTGAGTGTCGAACTTCTGATATTACTTTGACCGAGTTTAAAACTTTAAAAGGAAAGATGGATGGTTTTAATCGACAGGCTAAAGATAGAGCAGAGTTTATGAAAGGAACCCCATCTTGGCGGACGGATCTTTATGTAAATCGTGGGGGAACTTTATTAACGCATCGTGAGTCTATAGAGCTATTTAAAAAATTTGGAGGAAAGTTCACGCCAGAACTTAAAGCCCCATCTGTTCCGATGCCATATCAAGGATTTTCCCAAGAGCAATATGCTCAAGCATTAATTGATGAGTACAAAATGATGCGAATTCCCGCAAGGGATGTCTTTCCACAATCATTTAACTTAAATGATATTTTGTATTGGATAAGGAATGAACCAGAGTTTGGTAAACAAGCGGTTTATTTAGACGATCGTTATTTGCTCAAAAATTTTAACCCTGCAAAACCAGAAGAACTGAAACCAACAATGCAGGAGCTTTATCAGCTGGGTGTCCGCTATATTGGTCCCCCGATTTGGGTGTTACTGACTTTAAATGATCGTAATCAAATCATTCCTTCTGAATATGCAAAAGTAGCAAAAGCGGCAGGATTAAATATCATTACATGGACTCTAGAGCGAGACGGCCCCTTAGTAAACGGCGGTGCTTGGTATCATCAGTCGATTAAGGGCGCAATCAATAACGATGGTCAAACCTTTGAGGTGCTCGATATACTAGCTCAACAGGTTGGTGTGAAGGGGGTATTTTCGGATTGGCCAGCTACCGTTACGTATTACGCAAATTGTATGGGTCTGCAGTGA
- a CDS encoding ceramidase domain-containing protein, producing MQLLSPIDIYCERLDASFWSEPINAITNLAFIIAGFLIWRIGSPRSRLMAILLILIGLGSFSFHTFANRLTGLLDVLAIALYLISFAYLIPKQWSWGSRWTPIGSVIGLFILIALCQLAINAVKPVFPWAPPGMYLGAWSALLLYAVITQYSNPIAARYLWLAVLVFPFSLLSRQLDLPLCDSGFSTHWLWHVLNGLTLYLTSYGLCLTRNTSKPTI from the coding sequence ATGCAGCTATTGAGCCCAATCGATATCTATTGCGAGCGCTTAGATGCCAGCTTTTGGTCTGAGCCAATCAATGCGATCACCAACTTAGCGTTCATCATCGCAGGATTTCTTATTTGGCGAATAGGATCACCGCGCTCTAGGTTAATGGCTATTTTGCTCATTCTGATTGGTCTAGGTAGCTTTAGCTTTCATACTTTTGCTAATCGACTAACGGGTCTCTTAGATGTTCTTGCGATCGCACTGTACTTAATCAGCTTTGCATATCTAATCCCAAAACAATGGTCTTGGGGCTCGCGCTGGACTCCAATCGGATCGGTGATTGGGCTCTTTATTCTGATTGCGCTTTGTCAATTAGCAATCAATGCTGTGAAGCCCGTGTTCCCTTGGGCTCCCCCTGGAATGTATTTGGGGGCTTGGTCAGCACTGCTGCTCTATGCCGTGATCACTCAGTATTCCAATCCTATCGCTGCACGCTATTTATGGCTGGCAGTCTTGGTGTTCCCTTTCTCGCTCCTGAGCCGTCAGCTCGACCTGCCCTTGTGCGATTCTGGCTTTAGTACCCACTGGCTATGGCATGTACTCAATGGTCTGACACTCTATTTAACCAGCTATGGCCTTTGCTTAACGCGCAATACCTCAAAACCAACTATCTGA
- a CDS encoding FMN-binding glutamate synthase family protein has product MSRYFVWQLSGILALLFLGLIIANGELLWWILMAVSLTIFGVGIVDQIQTKHSLLRNYPVIGHLRFWLEFIRPEIRQYFIESDREKLPFSRNQRALVYQRSKNVSDQRPFGTIDDVYQPNYEWLSQSSTPLDVSQIEDLRVQIGNEQCAMPYSASLFNISAMSFGSLSANAILALNKGAKLGGFAHDTGEGSVSPYHLQNGGDLIWEIGSGYFGCRTPAGQFDIDLFAQVAQLDSVKMIEIKLSQGAKPGHGGVLPAAKITPEIAFTRKIPMGQDCISPAAHSAFKTPIEMLEFVTALRARSGGKPIGFKLCIGQPGDWFAIVKAMLETGIYPDFFVIDGSEGGTGSAPTEFVDHVGMPMRDGLRLVHATLIGVGLRDHVRIGVAGKIISGFDMVRVSALGADWCNSARGFMFALGCIQSRSCNTDQCPTGVATQNPLRQRSLDPVDKAQRVYNFHQNTLKALRGLLASAGISHPRYLTPQMMMCRSGSYQSEYLASLILDLDEGALLQRNGAQKLNQFQAGLGDAWTSSSASRFR; this is encoded by the coding sequence ATGTCGCGCTATTTTGTTTGGCAGCTTAGCGGTATCCTAGCCCTGCTATTCCTTGGATTGATAATTGCGAATGGGGAGTTGCTGTGGTGGATTTTGATGGCGGTCTCTCTCACCATTTTTGGGGTAGGGATTGTTGACCAGATCCAAACAAAGCATTCATTGCTTCGCAATTACCCTGTGATTGGGCATCTGCGGTTTTGGCTCGAGTTTATTCGGCCCGAGATTAGACAGTACTTTATTGAGTCAGATCGCGAGAAGTTGCCTTTCTCTCGAAATCAGCGTGCCTTAGTTTATCAACGCTCCAAGAATGTTTCTGATCAGCGGCCCTTTGGCACCATTGATGATGTCTACCAACCCAATTACGAGTGGTTGAGTCAAAGTAGTACCCCGTTAGATGTGTCGCAGATAGAGGATCTGCGGGTGCAGATTGGGAATGAGCAATGCGCAATGCCATACTCAGCATCACTATTTAATATCTCAGCCATGAGTTTTGGCTCATTGTCAGCCAATGCCATACTCGCTTTAAACAAGGGAGCTAAGCTGGGCGGCTTTGCGCACGATACCGGTGAAGGATCGGTCTCACCCTATCATTTGCAGAACGGTGGAGATCTGATTTGGGAAATTGGATCGGGCTACTTTGGTTGCCGCACCCCTGCAGGACAATTTGATATTGATCTCTTTGCGCAAGTTGCACAATTGGATTCCGTCAAGATGATTGAAATCAAACTTTCTCAGGGGGCAAAACCAGGCCACGGAGGCGTGCTACCGGCTGCCAAGATTACCCCCGAAATCGCGTTCACCCGCAAAATCCCGATGGGTCAGGATTGTATTTCTCCGGCAGCACACTCTGCGTTTAAAACCCCAATTGAAATGTTAGAGTTTGTCACTGCCTTGCGTGCACGATCGGGCGGTAAGCCCATTGGCTTCAAACTGTGCATTGGTCAACCTGGCGATTGGTTTGCCATCGTGAAGGCAATGCTTGAAACTGGTATCTACCCAGACTTTTTTGTAATCGATGGTAGTGAAGGTGGTACTGGTTCAGCCCCCACTGAATTTGTTGACCATGTGGGTATGCCGATGCGGGATGGCTTGCGTTTGGTTCATGCGACTTTGATTGGGGTTGGTCTTCGAGATCACGTTCGCATTGGTGTAGCAGGCAAGATTATTTCTGGATTTGATATGGTTCGTGTCAGTGCTCTGGGGGCCGATTGGTGTAACTCAGCGCGCGGTTTTATGTTCGCTCTGGGTTGTATTCAGTCGCGCTCTTGCAATACCGACCAATGCCCAACCGGTGTTGCTACTCAAAACCCCTTACGGCAACGATCTTTAGATCCGGTTGATAAGGCGCAACGCGTCTATAACTTTCATCAAAATACCCTGAAGGCATTGCGCGGACTATTGGCCTCAGCTGGGATCTCGCATCCGCGCTATCTCACGCCCCAGATGATGATGTGCCGAAGCGGTAGTTATCAATCTGAGTATTTGGCCTCATTGATTCTGGATCTTGACGAGGGCGCCTTATTGCAACGTAACGGTGCACAAAAACTCAATCAGTTCCAGGCGGGTCTGGGTGATGCTTGGACTAGTTCCAGCGCAAGTCGCTTCAGATAG
- the ppk2 gene encoding polyphosphate kinase 2, which yields MKINQEELSEWYKKAQDEILDDLDEELELELDDQRLGGDGDGLTSLNRQFYFRELFRLQKELIKLQDWVVHQKLKVVVLFEGRDSAGKGGAIKRITQRLNPRVCRVVALSAPSEREKTQWYFQRYIAHLPAAGEIVLFDRSWYNRAGVEKVMGFCTDKEYREFLETVPEFEKMIIGSGIILIKYWFSISDEEQYNRFTQRINDPLKQWKLSPMDLESRRRWEDYTKAKEAMLEATHRPAAPWWVVAANDKKRARLNCIHHLLAQIPYQEIEHPHIVLPERVHNPDYIRGPVPKEMYVPDIY from the coding sequence GTGAAGATAAACCAGGAAGAACTTTCTGAGTGGTACAAAAAAGCCCAAGATGAAATCCTTGATGACTTAGATGAGGAGCTTGAGCTCGAGCTCGATGATCAGCGATTGGGGGGTGATGGCGATGGCCTCACTTCACTAAACCGCCAGTTTTACTTTCGGGAGCTTTTTCGTCTTCAAAAAGAGCTCATCAAATTACAAGACTGGGTAGTTCATCAAAAACTCAAGGTCGTAGTTCTGTTTGAAGGTCGTGACTCAGCGGGTAAGGGCGGCGCTATTAAACGCATTACTCAGCGCCTAAATCCACGGGTTTGCCGAGTGGTTGCCTTATCTGCGCCATCGGAGCGGGAGAAGACTCAGTGGTACTTCCAGCGCTATATTGCACACTTGCCGGCAGCAGGCGAAATCGTTTTATTTGATCGCAGTTGGTATAACCGCGCTGGCGTTGAGAAGGTCATGGGCTTTTGTACCGATAAAGAGTATCGGGAGTTCCTTGAGACCGTTCCCGAGTTTGAAAAAATGATCATCGGCTCCGGAATTATCTTAATCAAGTACTGGTTCTCGATTTCCGATGAGGAGCAATACAACCGCTTCACCCAACGTATCAACGATCCCTTAAAGCAATGGAAATTAAGCCCTATGGATTTGGAATCTAGACGGCGCTGGGAGGATTACACCAAAGCGAAAGAGGCAATGCTGGAGGCTACTCATCGACCTGCAGCACCTTGGTGGGTGGTGGCTGCGAATGATAAAAAGCGCGCTAGACTTAATTGCATCCATCATTTGCTTGCGCAAATCCCGTATCAGGAGATTGAGCATCCTCATATTGTTCTACCTGAGCGTGTACATAATCCGGATTACATTCGCGGACCAGTACCAAAAGAAATGTACGTACCAGATATTTACTAA
- the glmM gene encoding phosphoglucosamine mutase, producing MTKKYFGTDGIRGEVGIPPIVPEFMLRLGYATGMVLKRHGKPNERQRILIGKDTRVSGYLLEAALESGFSAAGVDVTLCGPMPTPGVAYLTKALRLSAGVVISASHNLYQDNGIKFFNGKGDKFSDAIELEIEAELEKPMGCVSSDKIGKAFRLDDAAGRYIEFCKSTFPQDLNLKGLKIVVDCANGAAYHTAPPVFHELGAEVIAIGVEPNGKNINDHCGATAPAALIAKVKEVNADIGIALDGDADRLQMVDQSGRLFNGDELLYILAKDRLEQGKVIGGVVGTLMTNLAIEVAIKKMGLGFERAKVGDRYVLELLQAKQWVIGGEGSGHLLCLDQHSTGDGTIAALQVLAAMQQKQQSLNELLDGIAIYPQVLINVKTNPNYQWQTDQKLNAMVSKVEQSLIGKGRVLIRPSGTEPVLRVMVEANEQALAQASAEAIAKEVSV from the coding sequence ATGACTAAAAAATATTTTGGGACCGATGGCATTCGGGGTGAAGTTGGCATTCCTCCTATCGTTCCGGAGTTTATGTTGCGCCTCGGTTACGCTACTGGTATGGTGCTTAAGCGCCATGGCAAGCCCAATGAGCGTCAACGCATCCTAATTGGTAAAGACACGCGGGTCTCAGGCTATTTGCTCGAAGCTGCCTTGGAGTCTGGGTTCTCTGCAGCCGGGGTCGATGTCACCTTGTGCGGTCCAATGCCGACTCCTGGGGTCGCTTATCTCACCAAAGCACTGCGCTTATCTGCTGGTGTGGTGATCTCTGCTTCGCATAATCTCTATCAAGATAACGGTATTAAGTTTTTTAATGGCAAAGGCGATAAGTTCTCCGATGCGATCGAGCTTGAGATTGAAGCAGAGCTCGAGAAACCGATGGGCTGTGTTAGCTCCGACAAAATTGGTAAGGCATTTCGTTTGGATGATGCGGCAGGGCGCTACATTGAGTTCTGCAAATCCACTTTTCCACAAGACCTAAATCTTAAAGGATTGAAGATTGTGGTCGATTGCGCCAATGGCGCTGCCTATCACACCGCACCCCCAGTGTTTCATGAGCTCGGCGCTGAGGTGATTGCGATTGGAGTAGAACCCAATGGCAAGAACATCAACGATCATTGCGGTGCAACCGCACCCGCTGCGCTGATTGCCAAAGTGAAGGAAGTGAATGCCGATATTGGGATCGCCCTCGATGGTGATGCCGATCGCCTGCAAATGGTGGATCAAAGTGGGCGTCTCTTCAATGGCGATGAGCTCCTCTACATCTTGGCCAAAGATCGCTTAGAGCAAGGCAAGGTAATTGGCGGAGTAGTGGGTACCTTGATGACGAACTTAGCAATTGAAGTTGCCATCAAGAAAATGGGTCTTGGATTTGAGCGAGCCAAGGTCGGAGATCGCTACGTACTTGAGCTCTTACAAGCCAAGCAGTGGGTGATTGGCGGTGAAGGTTCAGGGCATCTTTTATGTTTGGATCAACACAGCACTGGCGATGGCACGATTGCAGCCCTGCAAGTGCTCGCAGCGATGCAACAAAAGCAACAATCCTTAAACGAACTGCTAGATGGCATCGCTATCTATCCGCAAGTGCTCATCAATGTGAAGACCAATCCAAATTATCAGTGGCAGACTGATCAAAAGCTCAATGCGATGGTCAGCAAGGTCGAGCAAAGCTTGATTGGTAAGGGCAGGGTTCTGATCCGACCCTCAGGAACCGAGCCAGTTCTGCGTGTGATGGTTGAGGCCAATGAGCAAGCCCTAGCCCAAGCAAGCGCCGAGGCAATTGCAAAGGAAGTCAGCGTTTAG
- the folP gene encoding dihydropteroate synthase — protein MSYLSSPVAWRCGRFLFEFPTNQRRRPLVMGILNATPDSFSDGGRFYQRDAGLAQAEKMLAAGVDIIDIGGESTRPGAEPVGLQEELDRVLPVIEELKDCGVALSIDTYKPQTMQAALAMGVDCVNDIWALRQAGAVDAIKSSQCGIVLMHMQRDPQTMQFDPNYEHVVQEVQAFLLERAAIIEEAGVSSQRIAIDPGFGFGKSLEHNYQLLAHMSVFTEHGYPVLAGLSRKSMLGKVTNLEVGERLIPSIAAAILAVERGAMIVRTHDVPETVSALQVWQAMREQSTSVL, from the coding sequence ATGTCGTATTTATCATCGCCCGTGGCATGGCGCTGCGGGCGTTTTCTTTTTGAGTTCCCCACCAATCAGCGTAGACGCCCATTGGTGATGGGCATCCTCAATGCCACACCGGATTCCTTCTCGGATGGCGGACGTTTTTATCAACGCGATGCAGGCCTTGCTCAAGCAGAAAAAATGCTTGCTGCGGGCGTTGACATCATCGATATTGGTGGAGAGTCCACCCGACCAGGAGCTGAACCCGTTGGCTTACAAGAGGAGCTCGATCGCGTCTTACCGGTGATTGAAGAGCTCAAGGATTGCGGTGTTGCGTTATCGATCGACACCTATAAGCCACAAACGATGCAAGCAGCTCTTGCCATGGGCGTTGATTGCGTCAATGACATTTGGGCTTTGCGACAAGCGGGAGCAGTCGATGCCATCAAATCAAGCCAATGTGGCATTGTGTTGATGCATATGCAGCGTGATCCTCAAACGATGCAATTTGATCCCAACTACGAACATGTGGTTCAAGAGGTGCAGGCATTCCTATTGGAGCGCGCTGCAATCATCGAGGAGGCGGGAGTTAGTTCCCAACGCATTGCAATCGATCCCGGATTTGGCTTTGGTAAAAGCCTTGAGCACAACTATCAGTTATTGGCACACATGAGCGTATTTACAGAGCATGGCTACCCGGTCTTAGCGGGCCTATCTCGTAAGTCGATGCTGGGCAAGGTCACCAATCTTGAGGTGGGCGAGCGTTTGATCCCGAGTATTGCGGCAGCCATATTGGCAGTGGAGCGTGGTGCCATGATTGTGCGCACTCACGATGTACCCGAGACCGTGAGCGCGCTTCAGGTTTGGCAGGCTATGCGAGAGCAAAGCACCTCAGTTTTATAA